Proteins encoded in a region of the Phaenicophaeus curvirostris isolate KB17595 chromosome 1, BPBGC_Pcur_1.0, whole genome shotgun sequence genome:
- the GXYLT1 gene encoding glucoside xylosyltransferase 1 isoform X3, translated as MSAYRYHYMKTRSSEKMHLAVVACGERLEETVTMLRSAIIFSIKPLQFHIFAEDQLHESFKDILDDFPYEGKVNYTLYPITFPTESAAEWKKLFKPCASQRLFLPLILKNVDSLLYVDTDILFLRPVDDIWSFLGKFNSTQIAAMAPEHEEPRIGWYNRFARHPYYGVTGINSGVMLMNMTRIRRKYFKNDMTSVRLQWGEILMPLLKKYKLNITWGDQDLLNIMFFHNPESLYVFPCQWNYRPDHCIYGSNCKEAEEEGIFILHGNRGVYHDDKQPTFRAVYEAIKNYSFGDDLVHSLLQPLELELRKTMHTYCGKVYKVFIKQLTQSIRDLHATRSMGR; from the exons ATGTCTGCATATAG ATATCATTATATGAAAACACGTTCTTCTGAGAAAATGCATCTAGCAGTGGTTGCCTGTGGTGAAAGACTGGAGGAGACTGTAACTATGTTGAGATCAGCTATTATTTTCAGCATCAAACCTCTTCAGTTTCATATTTTTGCTGAGGACCAATTGCATGAGAGTTTCAAAGACATA CTCGATGACTTTCCCTATGAAGGAAAAGTTAATTACACATTATATCCAATAACATTTCCAACTGAGAGTGCAGCAGAatggaagaaattgtttaaacCGTGTGCTTCACAAAGGCTATTCTTGCCA TTAATCCTAAAAAATGTGGATTCACTACTCTATGTTGATACCGACATCCTGTTTTTGAGACCTGTTGATGATATTTGGTCTTTTCTGGGAAAGTTCAACTCCACACAAATTGCTGCAATGGCACCGGAACATGAGGAGCCTCGTATCGGGTGGTATAATCGCTTTGCTAGACATCCCTATTATGGAGTAACTGGAATAAATTCTGGAGTCATGTTAATGAATATGACTCGTATCAGAAGAAAGTATTTCAAG AATGATATGACATCAGTCAGGTTACAGTGGGGAGAAATTCTTATGCCGCTGCTAAAGAAGTACAAGTTGAACATAACATGGGGTGACCAGGATCTGTTGAACATCATGTTTTTTCACAATCCAG AAAGTCTTTATGTCTTTCCTTGCCAATGGAATTATCGACCTGACCACTGCATCTATGGAAGCAATTGTAAGGAAGCTGAAGAAGAAGGTATATTTATTCTTCATGGAAACAGAGGTGTTTACCATGATGATAAACAACCGACCTTTAGGGCTGTCTATGAAGCAATAAAAAAT TATTCATTTGGAGATGATCTGGTTCATTCCCTGTTGCAGCCCTTAGAACTGGAATTACGGAAAACTATGCATACATACTGTGGAAAAGTATACAAAGTGTTCATAAAGCAGCTAACACAAAGCATAAGAGACTTACATGCCACAAGATCAATGGGAAGGTGA